A single window of Anderseniella sp. Alg231-50 DNA harbors:
- a CDS encoding LysR substrate-binding domain-containing protein: MAIALRKNLPPTNALVVFEAAGRHMNFTRAAKELDVTQSAVSRQIQLLEDFLGVAVFQRQSRGLSLTREGERLHRAVGMGLEHIANVSSDLRRQPGPGELTVATSVAFASYWLMARIAKFRGSHPEIDIRLVASSPVYDLASEGIDIAVRYGAGEWPAADAVRLFDNEIWPVCSPRYMEKSSPINSQSDLLRHSLLHLNKFDRNWVTWDSFLESLGVDGEQSGRGFTFDNYMVLIQSALRGEGIALCGRRLAEDFIEQGDLVRPIDAVQQSDRGFWLLRPKDGQLSPQARQFYEWLLDEARQPA, translated from the coding sequence ATGGCTATCGCGCTTCGTAAAAACCTGCCCCCGACAAATGCACTGGTCGTGTTCGAGGCTGCCGGCCGGCATATGAACTTCACCCGCGCCGCCAAGGAACTGGACGTAACCCAGTCGGCCGTCAGCAGGCAGATCCAGCTGCTGGAGGATTTCCTGGGTGTGGCAGTGTTCCAGCGCCAGTCACGCGGGCTGTCGCTCACCCGTGAGGGCGAACGCCTGCACCGCGCCGTTGGCATGGGGCTTGAACACATTGCCAATGTCTCGTCTGACCTGCGCCGGCAGCCGGGGCCCGGCGAGCTGACGGTCGCGACATCGGTTGCCTTCGCCTCTTACTGGCTGATGGCGCGCATTGCCAAGTTTCGCGGCTCTCATCCCGAAATCGACATTCGCCTCGTCGCATCTTCACCTGTTTACGACCTGGCCAGCGAAGGCATTGACATTGCGGTCCGCTATGGAGCCGGTGAATGGCCCGCCGCAGACGCCGTGCGGCTGTTTGACAACGAAATCTGGCCTGTATGCTCCCCCCGCTACATGGAGAAATCCAGCCCGATCAATTCGCAGTCTGACCTGCTTCGCCATTCCCTGTTGCATCTCAATAAATTCGACCGCAACTGGGTGACATGGGACAGCTTTCTGGAATCCCTGGGTGTTGATGGCGAGCAATCAGGCCGTGGCTTCACGTTCGACAACTACATGGTGCTGATCCAGTCCGCCTTGCGCGGGGAAGGCATTGCCCTGTGCGGCAGGCGGCTGGCGGAGGATTTTATTGAACAGGGAGACCTGGTACGCCCGATCGATGCGGTACAGCAGTCAGACCGGGGTTTTTGGCTGCTCAGGCCGAAGGATGGGCAATTGTCGCCTCAGGCACGACAATTTTATGAATGGTTACTTGATGAAGCACGGCAACCTGCCTGA
- the trmFO gene encoding methylenetetrahydrofolate--tRNA-(uracil(54)-C(5))-methyltransferase (FADH(2)-oxidizing) TrmFO — translation MTHKTIHIVGGGMAGSEAAWQAAHAGVQVILHEMRPVRETDAHQTDGLAELVCSNSFRSDDDEHNAVGLLHWEMRQANSLIMAMGDRHKLPAGGALAVDRDAFSADVTAALQAHPNITIEREEVAGLPPADWAQAIVATGPLTSQALANDIRTTTGDDGLAFFDAIAPIIHRETIDFDQAWFQSRYDKAGPGGTGADYINCPLNREQYEAFIAALIDGDKADFKEWEENTPYFDGCLPIEVMADRGPETLRHGPMKPMGLTNRHKPDEKPYAVVQLRQDNALGTLYNMVGFQTKLKHGEQVRIFRAIPGLEKAEFARLGGLHRNTFINSPKLLDASLQLKSRPGLRFAGQITGVEGYVESAAMGLMAGRMAAAEELTGEMLPPPPPTTAHGSLISHISGGHLSDDSGDMTSKARSFQPMNVNFGLFPEVEVPRDENGKRPRGKAKKPARQLAYTGRAKADFANWLSAHAERVAAE, via the coding sequence ATGACACACAAAACAATCCATATCGTCGGTGGCGGCATGGCAGGCTCCGAAGCGGCCTGGCAGGCAGCGCACGCCGGTGTACAGGTAATCCTTCACGAAATGCGCCCGGTTCGCGAAACCGATGCGCACCAGACCGACGGACTGGCGGAACTGGTCTGTTCCAACTCGTTTCGTTCAGATGATGACGAACACAATGCGGTTGGCCTTTTGCACTGGGAAATGCGCCAGGCAAACTCGCTCATCATGGCCATGGGTGACCGGCACAAGCTGCCGGCAGGCGGCGCGCTGGCGGTTGACCGGGACGCTTTTTCAGCCGACGTGACCGCGGCCCTGCAAGCTCACCCCAACATCACCATTGAGCGCGAAGAAGTAGCCGGACTGCCTCCGGCCGACTGGGCCCAGGCCATTGTGGCAACCGGGCCCCTCACCTCGCAGGCACTCGCGAATGACATCCGCACCACTACCGGCGATGACGGCCTGGCGTTCTTCGATGCCATCGCCCCCATCATTCATCGCGAGACCATAGACTTTGACCAGGCCTGGTTTCAGTCACGCTATGACAAGGCCGGCCCTGGCGGCACGGGTGCCGATTACATCAACTGCCCCTTGAACCGGGAGCAGTATGAAGCCTTCATCGCTGCGCTGATTGACGGCGACAAGGCCGACTTCAAGGAATGGGAGGAAAACACACCCTACTTCGACGGCTGCCTGCCGATCGAGGTGATGGCCGATCGCGGACCGGAAACCCTGCGCCATGGTCCGATGAAGCCCATGGGGCTGACCAACAGGCACAAGCCGGATGAAAAGCCCTATGCAGTCGTACAGCTCCGCCAGGACAATGCACTGGGCACGCTGTACAACATGGTCGGCTTTCAGACCAAGCTGAAGCATGGCGAACAGGTGCGGATTTTCCGGGCCATACCCGGTCTCGAAAAGGCAGAGTTTGCCAGGCTCGGCGGCCTGCACCGCAATACTTTCATCAACTCCCCCAAGCTGCTTGATGCATCGTTGCAGCTAAAAAGCCGGCCGGGCCTGCGGTTTGCCGGCCAGATCACCGGCGTGGAAGGCTATGTGGAAAGTGCCGCCATGGGCCTGATGGCAGGTCGCATGGCCGCAGCCGAAGAACTGACCGGTGAGATGTTGCCGCCACCTCCGCCGACAACCGCGCATGGCTCATTGATATCGCACATTTCGGGCGGACATCTGAGCGACGACAGTGGCGACATGACCAGCAAGGCGCGCTCGTTCCAGCCGATGAATGTCAATTTCGGCCTGTTTCCCGAGGTTGAAGTGCCGCGCGACGAAAATGGCAAGCGGCCACGCGGCAAGGCCAAGAAACCAGCCCGGCAACTGGCTTATACAGGCCGTGCCAAGGCAGACTTCGCCAACTGGCTCTCAGCCCATGCAGAGCGCGTGGCAGCCGAGTAG
- a CDS encoding squalene/phytoene synthase family protein produces the protein MSTFPAELMEQLLEDLRESDRDRYLCLLLMPERSRGFLAGLFAFNSELAQIRERVTDPAAGEVRLAWWGEVIDAIYVGQTVDSPLAQALARAIEAGDLPRHSFQAMLDARRFDLFDDPVPDLNTLEGYLGETSSAVLQMSALIMAGDDGLECAEVSGLAGVAMGLTGLMRSLPIHRARGQCMIPVDMLAKHDLTQAHVLSGRGGAGLELVLLQLCRHANKRLEEAREMWHLVPDAAVKAYLPVALVPSYLKKLERARASLTRKVVTSPQWMRQLRLLNAVRSEAF, from the coding sequence ATGAGTACATTTCCGGCAGAACTGATGGAGCAATTGCTCGAGGACCTGCGCGAAAGTGACCGCGACCGGTATTTGTGCCTGTTGCTTATGCCGGAGCGGTCACGCGGGTTTCTTGCCGGCCTGTTCGCGTTCAATTCCGAGCTTGCCCAGATCCGCGAGAGGGTAACAGACCCGGCTGCCGGTGAAGTGAGGCTTGCCTGGTGGGGTGAGGTCATTGATGCAATTTATGTCGGGCAGACCGTCGATTCACCGCTGGCACAGGCGCTGGCCCGCGCCATAGAGGCAGGCGACCTGCCGCGGCACTCGTTTCAGGCCATGCTGGATGCCCGCCGGTTCGATCTGTTTGATGATCCGGTGCCGGACCTCAATACGCTGGAGGGCTATCTGGGTGAAACATCGTCTGCCGTTCTTCAGATGAGTGCCTTGATCATGGCCGGTGATGACGGTCTTGAATGCGCCGAAGTCTCCGGTCTGGCCGGTGTCGCGATGGGGCTGACCGGTCTGATGCGGTCCTTGCCGATACACCGGGCGCGCGGACAATGCATGATACCGGTGGACATGCTGGCAAAGCATGACTTGACCCAGGCACACGTGCTGTCGGGCAGGGGTGGTGCCGGGCTTGAACTGGTGTTGCTGCAATTGTGCCGGCATGCAAACAAGCGGCTCGAAGAGGCCCGCGAAATGTGGCATCTGGTCCCGGATGCGGCGGTCAAGGCGTATCTGCCCGTGGCCCTTGTGCCCAGTTACCTGAAGAAGCTGGAGCGGGCTCGTGCATCCCTGACGAGGAAGGTGGTCACGTCACCACAATGGATGCGGCAACTGCGCTTGCTGAATGCGGTGCGCAGTGAAGCATTCTGA
- a CDS encoding MTH938/NDUFAF3 family protein produces the protein MNDAPFLPERVAIDAYGNGGFRFRDLSHKGSLLCLPGGVYGWPPVKPENLRLSDFAQVLGSPEGVGFVLLGTGDNQVFPSGDIRRAFVEAGIGLEPMATGAAVRTYNVLLQEGRDVACALIAVDHHRSGS, from the coding sequence ATGAACGACGCACCGTTTTTGCCCGAGCGCGTTGCGATTGACGCCTATGGCAATGGCGGGTTCCGGTTTCGCGATCTGTCGCACAAGGGGTCATTGCTGTGTCTGCCAGGCGGCGTTTACGGATGGCCGCCGGTAAAGCCGGAGAATCTGCGATTGTCCGACTTTGCCCAGGTACTGGGAAGTCCTGAAGGTGTCGGGTTTGTTCTGCTTGGCACCGGCGACAACCAGGTTTTCCCGTCCGGCGACATACGCCGGGCGTTTGTGGAAGCGGGTATCGGGCTTGAGCCGATGGCCACCGGGGCGGCGGTTCGAACCTACAATGTGTTGTTGCAGGAAGGCCGCGACGTGGCATGTGCGCTGATTGCGGTTGATCATCATCGGAGCGGGTCATGA
- the secF gene encoding protein translocase subunit SecF, which translates to MRPLRFVPDNTKIAFMKFARPGFYVSVAAVLLSIGLFFAIGLNYGIDFKGGTLIEIRTEQPADLNELRTTIGGLGLGGSELQEFGEPTDVLIRIETQEGGEEAQQKAIQTVKDALGPNVDYRRVEVVGPKVSGELARDGILAILLAFVAIMIYIWLRFEWQFAIGTVATLVHDVALTIGLFAILQLQFDLTIIAALLTIVGYSLNDTVVVFDRFRENLRKYKKMNFNEMVDMSLNQTLPRTLMTSISTLVALISLYVFGGEVLRGFTFAMIWGVVIGTYSSIFIGAPLLSLLGAYVDRAPTPGPGDNPQAEIAQP; encoded by the coding sequence ATGAGGCCGCTTCGCTTCGTTCCGGACAATACCAAGATCGCGTTCATGAAGTTCGCGCGCCCGGGCTTTTATGTCTCGGTCGCAGCCGTGTTGCTGTCAATCGGATTGTTTTTTGCAATCGGCCTGAATTACGGCATCGACTTCAAGGGTGGTACGCTGATTGAAATCAGAACCGAACAGCCTGCCGATCTCAACGAGCTGCGCACCACCATTGGCGGGCTTGGACTTGGCGGCTCGGAATTGCAGGAATTCGGCGAACCGACAGATGTGCTGATCCGGATCGAGACACAAGAAGGCGGTGAAGAGGCACAGCAAAAAGCAATTCAGACGGTAAAAGATGCGCTCGGACCCAACGTGGACTACCGGCGTGTTGAAGTGGTCGGTCCAAAGGTCTCCGGTGAGCTGGCACGCGACGGTATCCTGGCCATCCTGCTGGCGTTCGTTGCCATCATGATCTACATCTGGCTGCGGTTTGAATGGCAGTTCGCCATCGGCACGGTAGCGACCCTGGTGCACGATGTGGCGCTGACAATCGGGCTGTTTGCAATCCTGCAACTGCAGTTTGACCTGACCATCATTGCAGCGCTTTTGACCATCGTCGGATACTCGCTCAATGATACGGTGGTGGTGTTTGACCGCTTTCGCGAGAACCTGCGCAAATACAAGAAGATGAATTTCAACGAGATGGTGGACATGTCGCTCAATCAGACGCTGCCGCGTACTTTGATGACATCGATTTCCACCCTCGTGGCGCTGATATCTCTTTATGTGTTTGGCGGAGAAGTGCTGCGCGGATTTACGTTTGCCATGATATGGGGTGTTGTTATCGGCACCTATTCATCGATTTTCATCGGTGCGCCGCTATTGTCCTTGCTGGGCGCTTACGTTGACCGCGCACCGACACCTGGACCCGGTGACAACCCGCAGGCAGAGATTGCGCAACCCTGA
- the secD gene encoding protein translocase subunit SecD, translated as MLHFSKLKAFVVIGIVLLAGLMAMPNLLAEKSREALPNFMPSQALTLGLDLQGGSHILLEVDVPSLKDTLEKQLVGDVRLRLRDAKIRYANLKRTGNGASVTISEPARAEEGFTILQGLSQPLDTGLFGQGVQVQEFDVVRNGQNVRLTFSEGGLQTRIGRAVQQSIEVLGVRINELGTTEPTIQQQGTDRILVQVPGLQDPERLKDLLGKTALLQFRLLCDNQPQGAGGQVPLGCEEIPETFDEDKGETPSIFYWVQTSRSATVDGEDLNDAQTGFDQRTNEPIVNFRFNTAGAQRFCRLTQNNVGRPFAIVLDTKVVSAPRINEQICGGSGQISGDFSTQEANDLAIVLRSGALPAKLTIVEERTVGPSLGSDSVEAGFRASIIGLIGVLIFMVISYGLFGLFAVLALVANLTMILGTLSFLGATLTLPGIAGIVLTMGMAVDANVLVFERIREEVANGRSPLNAIETGFRMALATILDANITTLIAAVILFGMGSGPVRGFAVTLGIGILATVFTAYTVTQLIISGWIKLSRPKTVPL; from the coding sequence ATGTTGCATTTTTCCAAGCTGAAGGCTTTTGTCGTTATCGGTATCGTGTTGCTTGCCGGGCTCATGGCAATGCCCAATCTGCTGGCCGAAAAGTCCCGCGAGGCGTTGCCCAATTTCATGCCGAGCCAGGCACTGACACTGGGGCTCGACCTGCAGGGCGGCAGTCACATCCTGCTGGAAGTGGACGTTCCATCACTGAAGGATACCCTGGAGAAGCAACTGGTCGGAGATGTCCGGCTGCGCCTGCGCGATGCCAAGATCCGCTATGCCAACCTGAAACGCACCGGCAATGGGGCAAGCGTCACTATTTCCGAGCCGGCCAGGGCCGAAGAGGGCTTCACCATATTGCAGGGGCTTTCCCAGCCGCTGGACACCGGGCTGTTCGGCCAGGGCGTGCAGGTTCAGGAATTCGACGTTGTCCGCAATGGCCAGAATGTCAGACTGACGTTTTCCGAAGGAGGCCTGCAGACCCGGATCGGCCGGGCAGTGCAGCAGTCCATCGAGGTTCTTGGTGTCCGCATCAACGAACTGGGAACGACCGAACCGACCATTCAGCAGCAGGGCACCGACCGGATACTGGTCCAGGTGCCCGGTCTGCAGGATCCTGAGCGTCTGAAGGATCTGCTGGGCAAAACTGCGCTGCTGCAGTTCAGGTTACTCTGCGATAATCAACCGCAGGGGGCAGGTGGACAGGTTCCTCTGGGGTGTGAAGAGATACCTGAAACGTTCGACGAAGATAAAGGTGAAACCCCTTCCATCTTCTATTGGGTGCAGACTTCGCGGTCAGCGACGGTTGATGGCGAAGATCTTAATGACGCCCAGACCGGTTTTGACCAGCGCACCAACGAGCCGATTGTGAATTTCCGCTTCAATACCGCCGGTGCCCAGCGCTTCTGCCGCCTGACCCAGAACAATGTCGGTCGTCCGTTCGCTATTGTCCTTGACACTAAAGTTGTTTCAGCGCCTCGCATCAACGAACAGATTTGTGGCGGGTCCGGTCAGATTTCCGGGGATTTCTCGACTCAGGAGGCCAACGATCTGGCCATCGTTTTGCGGTCCGGCGCCCTGCCGGCCAAGCTGACGATTGTTGAAGAACGCACGGTTGGCCCCAGCCTTGGTTCCGACTCTGTTGAAGCCGGTTTCCGCGCATCCATCATCGGCCTGATCGGCGTGCTGATCTTCATGGTCATCTCCTACGGGCTTTTCGGCCTGTTTGCCGTGCTGGCGCTGGTGGCCAACCTGACGATGATTTTGGGAACACTGTCATTCCTGGGCGCGACGCTGACATTGCCCGGTATCGCCGGGATTGTTCTCACCATGGGCATGGCGGTGGATGCCAATGTGCTGGTGTTTGAGCGAATACGTGAGGAGGTCGCCAATGGCCGATCGCCGCTGAACGCCATCGAGACCGGTTTCCGTATGGCGCTTGCCACTATTCTCGATGCCAATATCACCACGCTGATCGCCGCGGTTATCCTGTTCGGCATGGGGTCCGGGCCTGTACGTGGATTTGCCGTGACGCTGGGTATCGGCATCCTGGCAACCGTGTTCACCGCATACACAGTGACCCAGCTCATCATTTCCGGGTGGATCAAGCTGAGCAGACCCAAGACGGTGCCGCTATGA